In Podospora pseudoanserina strain CBS 124.78 chromosome 5, whole genome shotgun sequence, a single window of DNA contains:
- the HET-Va gene encoding Lysine or histidine methyltransferase (COG:S; EggNog:ENOG503NXEB) translates to MESWLKLSGAVGLDDLELADFPVTGRGVRALRRFKKGERILTIPRGVLWTVEHAFADPLLGPALRSARPPLSVEDTLATYILFIRSRESGYDGLRSHVAALPTSYSSSIFFSKDELEVCAGTSLYTITKQLDRSIDDDYRALVVGVLAQHRNLFPLDKFTIEDYKWALCTVWSRAMDFALPDGNSIRLLAPFADMLNHSSEVKPCHVYDVSSGNLSVLAGKDYEAGDQAFISYGPIPNSRLLRLYGFVVPDNPDDSYDLVLATHPNAPFFEQKHKLWVSAGLDSTCTIPLTLSDPLPKNVLQYLRIQRSDESDLAVIAFRQINATDEKISDSNEVEVLRFLIESFSHLLDSFGTQLEKLEEQLAEGVYSPGGNAWAAAHVSLGEQRVLKLARKRAEDLLSVVESGSGNVRGSLSALARCANCEKVPAQYMLCGRCKAVAYCGRTCQVAHYKEHKAICRATASKSGSGMK, encoded by the exons ATGGAAAGCTGGCTGAAACTATCTGGAGCGGTGGGCTTAGACGACCTAGAGCTTGCCGATTTCCCGGTCACCGGGCGCGGTGTCAGAGCACTGCGGCGTTTCAAGAAAGGAGAGAGAATTCTCACCATTCCACGTGGCGTTCTCTGGACGGTCGAGCATGCATTCGCTGATCCCCTTCTTGGACCAGCTCTGCGCTCCGCGCGGCCGCCCTTGTCTGTCGAAGACACTTTAGCTACGTACATTCTCTTTATCAGATCTCGCGAGTCGGGATACGATGGCCTGCGAAGTCATGTGGCGGCGTTACCTACGAGCTATTCGTCAAGTATCTTCTTTTCGAAAGACGAGTTGGAAGTTTGCGCTGGAACTTCACTGTACACCATCACGAAGCAGCTGGATCGATCGATCGATGACGATTACAGGGCATTAGTCGTGGGAGTACTTGCACAGCATCGGAATCTTTTTCCACTCGACAAATTCACCATCGAAGAT TACAAGTGGGCTCTCTGCACCGTGTGGAGTCGTGCGATGGATTTTGCACTGCCCGACGGAAATTCGATCCGACTTTTGGCGCCCTTCGCAGATATGTTGAACCATTCGTCCGAGGTTAAGCCGTGTCATGTCTACGATGTCTCGTCTGGAAATCTCTCTGTCCTTGCAGGGAAAGATTACGAAGCCGGAGATCAG GCTTTTATCTCTTACGGACCCATTCCGAATAGTCGCCTTTTACGTCTCTATGGCTTTGTCGTGCCCGATAATCCTGACGACAGCTATGATCTCGTTCTTGCAACGCACCCTAATGCGCCATTTTTCGAGCAAAAGCATAAGCTCTGGGTATCGGCTGGACTCGATTCAACCTGTACTATCCCCCTCACTCTCTCCGATCCGCTACCGAAAAATGTTCTTCAATACCTCCGTATTCAGCGATCGGACGAATCGGATCTCGCTGTCATAGCGTTTCGGCAAATCAATGCTACAGATGAGAAAATCAGTGATTCGAACGAGGTGGAAGTCCTGCGGTTTTTGATAGAATCGTTCTCTCATCTTCTAGACAGTTTCGGAACGCAGCTGGAAAAGCTAGAAGAACAACTCGCAGAGGGTGTCTATTCTCCGGGAGGGAACGCATGGGCTGCGGCGCATGTTAGCTTGGGCGAACAGAGGGTGTTAAAGTTGGCGAGAAAGAGAGCGGAGGATTTGCTatcggtggtggagagcgGAAGTGGCAATGTGAGGGGTTCGCTGTCGGCACTGGCGCGCTGCGCGAATTGCGAAAAGGTTCCTGCGCAGTACATGTTGTGCGGGAGGTGCAAAGCCGTTGCGTATTGCGGGCGTACGTGCCAGGTCGCTCATTACAAAGAGCACAAGGCAATATGTCGAGCTACCGCTTCTAAGAGTGGTTCTGGGATGAAGTGA
- the HET-Vb gene encoding MLKL and TUDOR domains-containing protein (EggNog:ENOG503NY7T): MSAMDIVSTVTILINLGLEIKNRLDSLNQAAEELQLLTTNLTLLLKVFESPLNEDIFKTNASQFVPILDVLESIARSCRECAKALDIDLAGATIATKTESRGRKFVKRIWAFSKISDLLAEIERKAEQLQQVYSVVFTVILQDIRVRQGRTSGKETVEFAVVQTPTIHEHLLDLDLSTDFANIDRMVGSLMKECEYLRQRLQEATLSPDTSVVQEYQAQNPEAASFWKDRFQKDELNASTLRYETLYVSWARFVHEIEASFVLKKIPTGIFETGNIDLVHQRGSRYGIDQSGTRRLSSIRPLWLPALRSALDPLHKGYVKPHDYFNLLRDSSLSDSLRRLALENAGYGTLVECERESGDLPLPAAIESPSDHVGWISAQIVAVPTPDELGIVTEREIVKSSSDALFAYFNDTAQDVHVYVRYLQTGQIERKSLSKRVRPIAGISLGAALSIRHELESGDHAWSGDLHITEFKACYGERYIITAGVGSTAIVFFTRPLKNFFDKMLRDDDNPSGSTIPEFECTLLGPSKVFTHPPKVGEKVQIEYDGLWYDSKVTEVDGEEIEYINWDSAPEQVPSDIIESQDDSQGDEEDSGSLFFPEKQLTQLGKGTRRLWRPWRRDLQRYDVRPYRCFHIGDSIEAPVMYPDFRYHYHVTDNSELYLPARIVDVQGDQYVIEFSPALSVHRWWPGRMPKGERIDLVPGSGIKAENPFDFNRVTVGMDRIRPFSAGPRPVLGVQSAKPSGWSSFQGVRLSNLEDLLEHSLWNDNSDS, from the exons ATGTCGGCCATGGATATCGTTTCCACGGTGACCATCCTCATTAATTTGGGATTGGAAATCAAGAACCGACTGGATTCGCTCAACCAAGCTGCCGAAGAGCTTCAACTGCTGACCACCAACCTTACACTTTTGTTGAAGGTGTTTGAGAGCCCCTTGAACGAGGACATCTTCAAGACCAATGCGTCACAGTTCGTGCCTATCCTGGATGTTCTGGAAAGCATCGCGCGTTCGTGCAGAGAATGCGCAAAGGCCTTGGACATCGACCTTGCTGGAGCGACAATTGCGACTAAGACAGAGTCGCGCGGCAGGAAATTTGTCAAGCGGATATGGGCTTTTAGCAAGATTTCTGACCTTCTCGCAGAAATTGAACGCAAGGCCGAACAACTTCAACAGGTATACAGCGTAGTGTTTACTGTAATTCTCCAGGACATCAGGGTGCGACAGGGACGTACGAGTGGGAAGGAAACTGTTGAATTCGCCGTCGTACAAACACCAACTATCCATGAACACTTGCTCGACCTGGACCTCAGTACGGATTTTGCTAACATCGACCGGATGGTGGGAAGCCTCATGAAGGAATGTGAATACCTTCGGCAACGACTCCAGGAGGCTACTCTGTCTCCGGACACTTCGGTTGTTCAAGAGTACCAGGCGCAGAACCCAGAAGCAGCATCATTTTGGAAGGATCGATTCCAAAAAGACGAACTGAACGCCTCGACTCTTCGCTACGAG ACGCTGTACGTTTCTTGGGCACGCTTCGTGCATGAGATAGAAGCGTCTTTTGTGCTCAAAAAGATACCGACTGGGATTTTTGAAACCGGAAATATCGACCTCGTTCACCAGCGAGGATCTCGCTATGGCATCGACCAAAGCGGCACGCGTCGTCTTTCCTCAATCCGGCCTCTTTGGCTCCCTGCTCTTCGGTCTGCTCTCGATCCGTTACACAAGGGTTACGTCAAGCCTCATGACTATTTCAATCTTCTTCGCGACTCCTCTTTGTCTGATTCCCTGAGAAGGCTGGCCCTCGAAAACGCAGGCTACGGTACACTTGTCGAATGTGAAAGGGAATCCGGGGATCTTCCCTTGCCGGCGGCAATTGAGTCCCCTTCTGATCACGTCGGCTGGATCTCTGCTCAAATCGTGGCCGTTCCAACACCTGATGAACTTGGAATCGTTACCGAACGAGAGATCGTGAAATCAAGCAGCGACGCCCTTTTCGCTTACTTCAACGATACTGCCCAAGACGTTCACGTTTACGTACGCTACCTTCAAACCGGTCAAATCGAGCGTAAAAGTCTCTCGAAGCGAGTCCGTCCGATCGCGGGCATCTCTCTCGGCGCTGCGTTGTCTATCCGGCATGAGCTGGAATCAGGTGATCATGCCTGGAGCGGTGACCTTCACATCACCGAGTTCAAGGCATGTTACGGGGAGCGGTACATTATCACGGCGGGTGTGGGTTCGACTGCTATTGTGTTTTTCACGAGGCCGCTCAAGAATTTCTTCGACAAGATGCTACGCGACGACGATAACCCCTCAGGTTCTACCATACCGGAATTTGAGTGTACACTCTTGGGGCCGTCGAAAGTTTTCACCCACCCACCGAAAGTTGGTGAAAAGGTCCAG ATTGAGTACGACGGACTTTGGTACGATTCGAAAGTCACGGAAGTGGACGGCGAAGAGATAGAATATATCAATTGGGACAGCGCACCGGAACAAGTACCATCCGATATTATAGAATCTCAGGACGATAGTCaaggggatgaggaagatAGCGGCAGCCTTTTCTTTCCCGAGAAGCAGTTGACGCAACTCGGAAAGGGCACGCGGCGGCTATGGCGACCATGGCGGAGAGACCTTCAAAGGTACGACGTTCGTCCTTATCGATGCTTCCATATCGGCGACTCTATCGAGGCACCCGTCATGTACCCGGATTTTCGATACCATTACCATGTTACCGACAACTCGGAACTCTACCTTCCTGCTCGAATCGTTGACGTCCAAGGCGACCAATATGTGATCGAATTCAGTCCGGCGCTTTCGGTTCATAGGTGGTGGCCAGGGAGGATGCCTAAGGGTGAACGAATAGACTTAGTGCCAGGATCAGGCATTAAGGCAGAAAACCCGTTCGACTTCAATCGCGTGACGGTAGGCATGGATCGGATACGTCCTTTCTCTGCGGGGCCACGACCGGTCCTGGGTGTTCAGTCAGCGAAGCCGTCTGGGTGGAGTTCATTTCAAGGCGTTCGTCTCAGCAATCTTGAGGATCTTTTGGAGCACAGTCTTTGGAACGACAACAGCGATAGCTAG